Proteins encoded within one genomic window of Natator depressus isolate rNatDep1 chromosome 1, rNatDep2.hap1, whole genome shotgun sequence:
- the ZBED4 gene encoding zinc finger BED domain-containing protein 4, producing MEKNKAYSPKMDSNFVLDKINNLKVEQEDDGMNNCTLERMDIKNEHEDFKHTDSSDEQEDKEKHFINNNPGKYLSTENEDDYGSLFSQYSSTLYDVAMEAVTQSLLSSRNISSRKKSPAWNHFFISPRDSTKAICMYCMKEFSRGKNEKDLSTSCLMRHVRRAHPTVLIQENGSMPGLASLSSPSLLLPAQSADVGDLSAVLSPIKLVKKIASKIPSPDRVIEESVSIVSSEEISDLSVSEKCIKEEIMAGSSPPLPNNQYDETVENVAEKTVPIPKSTSGSRRRSAVWKHFYLSPLDNSKAVCIHCMNEFSRGKNGKDLGTSCLIRHMWRAHRSIVLQENGGGTSIPPLYSAPPTLLPSLLPSDGDLNSVSSSPGKLLKESMSASSSPDRMAEEIHSTLPSGDALVEDSSMLSSDDIGEASLVSSPEKQCEGLSPLIFEHSSVFQQNKRIMKRLKSEVWHHFSLSPVDSLKAICRYCSCMISCGKKGDVGTNCLMRHLYRRHPEVIGNQKSFIDASLANSPYATLASAECSSSKLIDLPTMVTNGNPIIFPVNSKKTSKLWNHFSICSADSTKVICMHCGRTISRGKKPINLGTSCLLRHLQRFHNNVLKTDVSETVLSSSTDNHKPLSTELLGSSTFDETNDKFCDSHPVAKKITSLVAEMIALDLQPYSFVDNIGFNRLLEYLQPQYSLPSPSYFSRTAIPEMYDNVKQIIISHLKKAESGVIHFTSGIWMSNQTREYLTLTAHWVTFESSFRPQCEDYHCTALLNVSQIDCDYNGISIQKQLEYWWEAWITSIGLQIGITVTDNQSIGKTLNESDHSSVQCFGHTVNLIVNEAIKSQRMVQNLLSIARKICERVHRSAKAKEKLAELQKEYELPQHQLIQDVPSKWNTSFHMLERLIEQKRAIDEMSIECSFRELISCDQWVVMQSVCHALKPFEVASREMSTHMSTLSQVIPMIHILNRKIEMLFEETMGIDTMLKSLKEAMASRLSSTLHDPRYIFATLLDPRYKTSLFTEEEAEQYKLDLIRELEILSSTSDDKPVSNGCDIGSPSTNSCGEDNLWSLMADMKKSKDLKVKAKLPEDMVLSYLEEEVLEHNCDPLTYWDFKKSSWPVLSKLAVRFLGCPPSIVPSERLFNTSNENSSFSQSRLMIEHFEKLIFLKVNLPLIYFQY from the coding sequence atggaaaaaaataaggCATATTCCCCAAAAATGGACAGTAATTTTGTGTTAGATAAAATCAACAATTTAAAAGTAGAGCAAGAAGATGATGGCATGAATAATTGTACTTTGGAAAGAATGGATATAAAAAATGAACATGAAGATTTCAAACATACAGACAGTAGCGATGAacaagaagacaaagaaaaacatttcattaATAACAATCCTGGCAAATATTTATCTACAGAAAATGAAGATGATTATGGATCTCTGTTTTCTCAGTACAGTAGTACTCTTTATGATGTAGCAATGGAAGCTGTGACACAAAGCCTCCTTTCTAGCAGAAACATAAGCTCCCGGAAAAAATCCCCTGCTTGGAATCATTTTTTTATATCCCCTCGAGACAGCACTAAAGCAATATGTATGTACTGTATGAAAGAATTTAGCAGGGGTAAAAATGAAAAGGACCTAAGTACAAGTTGTCTCATGAGGCATGTGAGGAGAGCTCATCCTACTGTACTTATTCAAGAAAATGGAAGTATGCCGGGTCTAGCTTCTCTTTCTTCGCCTTCATTGTTACTGCCTGCTCAGTCTGCAGATGTTGGAGATTTAAGTGCTGTGTTATCGCCTATAAAACTGGTCAAGAAAATTGCTTCTAAGATACCATCTCCAGATCGAGTAATTGAGGAATCTGTTTCTATAGTCTCTTCTGAAGAAATATCGGAcctttcagtttctgaaaagtgCATCAAAGAAGAAATCATGGCCGGGTCATCTCCACCCCTACCCAACAATCAATATGATGAAACTGTGGAGAATGTAGCTGAGAAAACTGTTCCAATTCCAAAGAGTACATCAGGTTCCAGAAGAAGATCTGCTGTCTGGAAACACTTTTATTTGTCTCCTTTAGATAATTCTAAAGCAGTTTGCATCCACTGTATGAATGAATTCAGTAGAGGAAAGAATGGAAAAGATCTTGGAACTAGTTGCTTAATAAGGCACATGTGGAGAGCCCATCGTTCCATCGTTTTGCAGGAGAATGGCGGTGGTACAAGCATACCACCCTTGTACTCTGCTCCTCCAACTTTATTGCCTTCTTTACTGCCTTCTGACGGTGATCTGAATTCTGTGTCGTCCTCTCCAGGAAAACTGCTTAAAGAATCAATGTCTGCTTCTTCTTCTCCAGATAGAATGGCAGAGGAGATCCATTCTACTCTCCCTTCTGGAGATGCTCTGGTGGAAGACTCATCGATGTTGTCATCTGATGATATAGGTGAAGCCTCCTTAGTGTCTTCTCCTGAGAAGCAGTGTGAGGGATTAAGTCCATTGATATTTGAACATAGCTCTGTGTTTCAGCAGAATAAAAGGATTATGAAAAGGCTTAAATCGGAAGTTTGGCACCATTTTTCACTGTCTCCAGTGGACAGTCTAAAAGCTATATGTAGATACTGTAGTTGTATGATAAGTTGTGGGAAAAAAGGAGATGTAGGCACAAACTGCTTGATGAGACATCTATATAGACGCCACCCTGAGGTGATTGGGAACCAGAAGAGTTTTATAGATGCAAGTTTGGCAAATTCTCCTTACGCTACTTTGGCTTCCGCAGAATGTTCCTCTTCAAAATTGATTGACTTACCCACAATGGTTACAAATGGTAATCCGATTATATTTCCTGTCAATAGCAAGAAGACCTCAAAACTGTGGAATCACTTTTCAATTTGTTCTGCAGATTCAACTAAAGTAATATGTATGCACTGTGGACGTACAATAAGCAGGGGGAAAAAGCCAATAAATTTAGGTACAAGTTGCCTTCTAAGACATTTGCAGCGGTTTCATAACAATGTGCTGAAAACTGATGTTTCAGAGACAGTGTTGTCCTCTTCTACGGATAATCACAAGCCACTGAGCACAGAATTATTAGGATCTTCAACCTTTGATGAAACCAATGACAAGTTTTGTGATTCTCACCCAGTTGCCAAAAAAATTACAAGTCTTGTAGCTGAAATGATTGCACTTGACCTTCAGCCATATTCTTTTGTAGACAACATTGGCTTTAACAGGCTGCTTGAATACTTGCAACCTCAGTATTCCTTACCTTCACCATCGTATTTTTCTAGGACAGCAATTCCAGAAATGTATGATAACGTGAAACAAATAATTATTTCACATCTGAAAAAAGCTGAAAGCGGAGTAATACATTTTACATCAGGAATATGGATGAGCAATCAAACACGAGAATATCTAACTCTTACTGCTCACTGGGTAACATTTGAGTCCTCATTTAGACCCCAGTGTGAAGATTACCATTGTACAGCACTTTTAAATGTGTCACAGATTGATTGTGACTACAATGGCATCAGTATTCAAAAGCAGTTAGAATATTGGTGGGAAGCCTGGATAACTTCCATTGGCCTTCAGATTGGGATTACTGTTACTGATAATCAGAGTATTGGAAAAACTTTAAATGAAAGTGATCATTCGAGTGTGCAGTGTTTTGGTCACACTGTTAATCTCATAGTAAATGAGGCTATTAAAAGTCAGAGAATGGTTCAGAATTTGCTTAGTATTGCAAGAAAGATTTGTGAACGTGTTCATCGGTCAGCAAAAGCAAAGGAGAAATTAGCTGAGTTACAAAAAGAATATGAGTTGCCCCAGCATCAGCTTATTCAAGATGTTCCATCCAAATGGAATACATCATTCCATATGCTTGAACGCTTAATTGAACAGAAAAGAGCAATTGATGAAATGTCAATAGAGTGCAGCTTTAGGGAGCTGATAAGTTGTGATCAGTGGGTAGTTATGCAATCTGTGTGTCATGCTCTGAAACCATTTGAAGTTGCGAGTAGAGAGATGAGTACACACATGTCCACTTTAAGCCAGGTGATTCCAATGATTCACATACTTAACAGAAAAATAGAGATGTTGTTTGAGGAAACAATGGGGATTGACACCATGTTAAAATCCTTGAAAGAAGCTATGGCGAGTAGATTGTCTAGCACACTTCATGATCCAAGGTACATTTTTGCTACACTTTTAGACCCCCGCTACAAAACATCCTTATTTACAGAGGAGGAGGCTGAACAGTATAAACTGGACTTAATCAGGGAGCTGGAAATATTGAGTTCTACCTCAGATGATAAACCTGTTTCTAATGGGTGCGATATAGGTTCACCATCTACAAACTCCTGTGGGGAGGATAATCTTTGGTCACTTATGGCTGACATGAAAAAATCAAAAGATCTAAAAGTGAAGGCAAAGTTACCAGAGGATATGGTGCTCTCATACTTGGAGGAAGAAGTGCTTGAGCATAACTGTGACCCACTAACTTACTGGGACTTTAAGAAGTCATCTTGGCCAGTATTGTCAAAATTGGCTGTCAGATTCTTGGGTTGTCCACCAAGTATTGTTCCTTCAGAGCGATTGTTCAATACATCCAATGAAAACAGCAGCTTTAGTCAGTCAAGGCTAATGATTGAACACTTTGAAAAACTTATCTTTTTGAAAGTGAATCTTCCCTTAATATACTTCCAGTATTGA